TGCCGCCGTTCGAGGCGGGGGCGCATATTGACGTGACCATTCCCGGCGGCATCGTGCGCAGCTATTCGCTCGCCAACGATCCGTCGGATCGCCACAGGTACGTTGTCGGCGTCAAGCGTGAGGCCCAGGGTCGAGGCGGTTCGGCTTCGATGCATGCCCATGTCCAGGCCGGGACGCTGCTCGACATCGCCGGGCCGCGCAACAACTTTGCTCTCGAGGAGGATGCTGCCCATAGCGTCTTCATTGCCGGAGGAATTGGAATCACGCCGCTGTGGAGCATGGCTCAAAGGCTCGAGGCGTTGCGCAAGCCCTGGACCATGTACATGCGAGGCCGCAGCCGCAAGACGACGGCGTTCCTTGACTGCCTGTCGTCTCCCCGGTTGGGCGGGCGCGTCCATGTGAGCTTCAGCGAGGACGCCGGGACCCCGCGCCTGGACATCCACTCCATCGTCGCGAAGGCGCCGAAAGGGGCGCACATCTACTGCTGCGGACCGGAGTCAATGCTGGAGTGCGTCGAGAGCGCCTGCGTGCACCTCCCGAAGGAGCGCCTTCATCTGGAGCGCTTCAAGGCAAAGGAAATGCAGTCGC
The nucleotide sequence above comes from Candidatus Hydrogenedentota bacterium. Encoded proteins:
- a CDS encoding oxidoreductase, encoding MKARVHSITYGADDVLIYDIRSADGQQLPPFEAGAHIDVTIPGGIVRSYSLANDPSDRHRYVVGVKREAQGRGGSASMHAHVQAGTLLDIAGPRNNFALEEDAAHSVFIAGGIGITPLWSMAQRLEALRKPWTMYMRGRSRKTTAFLDCLSSPRLGGRVHVSFSEDAGTPRLDIHSIVAKAPKGAHIYCCGPESMLECVESACVHLPKERLHLERFKAKEMQSRDGGYLVRLARSNQEIRIQKGCTILESLRQRGIPVQSSCQQGVCGACETAVLAGRPDHRDCVLSEEERTHGKSMLICCSGSLTEELVLDL